The Polyangium mundeleinium genome contains the following window.
GCGCCACGCGGAACCCGGAGAACGAAAGAAACTCCGTGAACATCTCGCGGTTGTCATCGAAGTCGTCGACTACGAGGACGAGCGGCGAGAGGCCGCCGTGTTGTTGCCCGAGCCCAGTTTCGTCTGTCGTCTTCACGACGTAAAACCCCCGGTCATTCGATGGAGCGCGTCGCCGCCGACCCCTCACCCGCGGCGCGGCGTGCGTCGCGAGCAAGGGTCGATGATAGCCGCACGCGCGGAACCTCCGACACGGAATCATGCCCTTCTTGGGCCGTGGAGACAGGCCTGAGCGGCATATCGGGAGAAACCCGACGCGATGCTTCCGGACATCGCAGCACGGATGGCGGAGTGAGGCGATCTCCGACTGCATCGGTCACACGAGGTCGCGTTACCCTGCCAATCAAAGAGGCGATCGTGGCCGAAGCGAGGAAACGCAAACAAGCAAGCAAGTCGGCAAATGGGCCTTCGCGGAGCACGACGCGCCCCGCGACGAAGCGCGCTCGCATGCCGGCGGTGCAAACCAAAGACGCGCGTTACGTGGCCGAGCTCGAGCGTCGATGCCGAGAGCTCGAGCGTCGCGCCAAAGCTTCCGAAGCGCAGCGCGCGGAGCTGCTCACCATCGTCTCGCACGACCTGCGCAACCCGCTCGGCGTGGTGATGGTGACGACGACGCTGCTCGCGCGCGAGCTCGGCGGAGATCCGGCGCATGATCGTCAGCTCCAGACGATCAAGCGCGCCGCGCTGGAGATGAACCAGATCGTCGAGGACCTCGTCGACGCCGCGCACATCGACGCGGGCAGGCTGCCGATCGGGCAGGAGGTGCACGACGCAGCGTCGATCGTGGAGGCCGCGACGCTCGCCGCCGCGCTCGCCACGGCGCAACGGCCGATCGCGGTCGTGAAGGAGGTCGCTCCGCACCTGCCGGCGCTCTACGTGGATCGCGCCCGCGTGCTGCAGGTGCTCTCACGGCTCGTCAGCAACGCCGCGCGCTTCATGCAGAAGGGCGGGTCGATCACGATCCGCGCCGAGCCCATGCCCTCCGGCGCGCGCTTCTCGGTGACGGACACGGGGCCTGGGATCGCCGAGATCGACCGGCCGATGTTGTTCTCGCGCAGGCCGCCGGAAGGGCGCCGCGCGTGCCAGGGCATGGGCCTCGGGGTCTACGTCGCCAAGGGCATCGTCGAGGCGCATGGCGGGCATATCGGCGCGCAGAGCGAGGTGGGGCGTGGGAGCACAATCCACTTCACGCTGCCCGCGGCCGACGGAGCCGCGCTCTCGAATCACGATCGCAGGGATTGAACGAGGCGCGGAGGGGGCGCGAGGGATACGCCTTCGCGAGGGGAACGCGGGATCGAGCGGGCGCCGCGAGAGGCGCCCGCTCGATTCGTTTCGTCAGCCGGGGTTCTGCGAGAAGCAGCAGCGGAAGCCGAGGTCGAAGAGCTTGAAGTTCTGATCGACCGTGTAGAACTGGAACGAGCACGTCGCGCCGCCGGGGTCGCCGGTGTTGAACGCGCCGCCCATGAGCGGGTACGTGTTCGTCGCGCTCTTCGTGATCTCACGGAGGTTGCCCGTGATGTCGAAGATCTTGTTCGTCGCGACCGTGTTGCCCTCCAGGTTCAACCAGTCCGCCCAGCAGTTCTTCAGGCTGGTCGAGCCTGTGAAGAGCAGGCCGTCCTGATCCCCAGGAATCGACGTGTTGAAGTCGAACTCGGGGCCGAGGTTGCAGAACTTCGTGGCGTCGTACGTCGATTTGCACGCCGCGCCGCGCGGGTAGTAGCCGTAGGTGCAGGTCAGGTTCGTCAGGCACGCCGTCGTCCAGTTGGCCGTCGGGCAGATGAACCCACCCATCGCGCTGCACGTCTGCTCGACCTCGGCCGGCGTGACGTTGAACCACGGCAGCTTGTTGGGCACCGAGCACGCGAGCGTCTTGTCGAGCGTCGTGCCCGCAGGCGCCGTCGTGTGGTAGCCGTTGCCGTTGCCGGGCGTGATGACGTTGTTCGCGACATCGGTCACGGCGTTCGGCCGGCTCGCCTCGTAGCTGTACATCCAGAGGCTCGACGCGATACGCGTGACCGCGGGTTTGACGTAGTTCGCTGCATTCGAGCCCTTCGACACGTACGTCTCGTCGATGAGCCCGTCGCAGTCGTTGTCCACGCCGTCGCACAGCTCGGTGCAGCCGCCGGGCAACGTCGCGCAGTCGGCCTTGACCGCGTTGCACGTCGTGGCGTTCGCGCCGCTGCACACGAACGTGCCGGGCTTGCGGCAGGCGCCGTGTCCGGGCACCGGGGCGGCGTCGTCGCTCGCGCACGCCTTGCCGTAGTTCGGCACGTTCTCGTTGAGGATGCCGTCGCAGTCGTTGTCGAGGTTGTCGCAGACCTCGGTGGCGCCCGAGCAGTAGTTCGGGGCCGCCCCGTTGCACACGCCCGCCGGGAACGTGCACTTCCACGCGCCCTGCGAGCAAGCGACCGTGACCTGCGACGTGCACTCCGGCCGCGTGGCCGTGACGCTCACACCGCAGACCTGCACCGGCGTCGGGGCCACGACGCCCTCGTCGATCTGCCCGTCGCAGTCGTCGTCCTCGCCGTTGCAGATCTCCTGCGCCTGCTTGTACTGGCAGCTGTATTCGCAGGTCTTGTTGCCGTCGAGATCGTAGTAGCCGTTCTCGCAGCCCTGGAAGGCGCACATGCCCGTCGTGCACGACCAGATCGCGTGGACTGCGTTCGCGTAGCAGTTGTTGCCGCACGCGCCGCAGTTCGCGACGTCGTTCTGGAAGTTCGGCTGGCCGGTCAGCGCGCCGTCGCAGTTCGAGTCCACGCCGCAGGCGTCGACGCTGCTCGACGGTCCCGTCGAGTTCTGGCACGTCTGCACGCCGCCCACGCAGACGAACGTGCCCGCCTTGCAAGGCGACGTCGCGCCCGCGGGGGGCGCAGGCGGCACGTTGCAAGCGCCGAGGTTCAGGTTGTTGTCGACGATCCCGTCGCAGTTGTCGTCGAGGCTGTTGCACGTCTCCGTGCTCGGCCCGATGTACCCCGTGCACGCGCCGCCGCAGGCCTGCGTGCCCCTCACGCACTTGCTCAGGCCGCCATAGACGAGGTTTGGCGGCGCGCCGACGGGCACGCAGGGCTGGCTCGGGATGCCTTCGTCGACCTGCCCGTCACAATCGTCGTCGACCGTGTTGCAGGTCTCGACCGTCGGGTCGGTGTTCCCGACGCACTGGAGCGTCATGCCCACGCACTGGAGCGTGCCGAGCTTGCAAGGCGCCGTGCTGCTCTGACCGCACGCCGAGCCCGTGCCCGCGACGTCGTCGACGAGCCCGTTGCAGTCGTCGTCCTGGCCGTTGCACGTCTCGGTCTTCGGCGCGATCTCACCGACGCAGGTCTTCTGGCCGCCGGGCTGGCACTGCTCCACGCCCTTCTGGCACGGACCGACGTCGGTCAAACCGCACGTCGCGCCCACGTCGACGGGCATGTCGTCGATCGCCCCGTTGCAGTTGTCGTCCTGGCCATTGCAGAGCTCGGCGGAGGGGTTCACCGCGCCCATGCAGACGAGCTGACCGTTCTGACACTGCTGCTTGCCGAACTGGCAGGGGAAGATGTTGCTCTGGCCGCAGGCGTTGCCGGCGTCCGTGGGGCTGTCGTCGACCTGGCCGTCGCAGTCGTCGTCGAGGCCGTTGCAGATCTCCTGGATCTGCCCCTCGACGACGACGTTCGGCCCGGCGCACACGACTTTGTTTCCGACACACGCCGTCTTGCCAGCGGCGGCGAGCAGCCCGCAGATGCCGTCCGGATCGCCGAAGCAGTTCTTGCCGATCTGCGGATCCATCGAGAGGTCGTCGGCCTCGTCGATCTTGCCGTCGCAGTCGTTGTCGAGGCTGTCGCCGCACTTCTCGACGCCGCCGTTCGACGGGGTGCACTGGTACTCGCAGCCCGTCGCGACGGAGTTGTCGAGGTCGTACCAGCCCACGTCACACTGCTTGATCGTGCACTGCGTGTTCGCCGGGGAGCACGCCTCGCCGGCGCCCGCGGTCGTCGCGCACTCGGACGTGCCGTTGATGACGACGCAGTTGTTCCCGCACTTGCCGCAGTCCGTCGTGCTCGTGCAGAGGTTGACGTCCTCGTCCTTCACGCCGTCGCAGTCGTCGTCCTTGTTGTTGCACGACGCGTCGTCCTGCGTGTTCTTGATGCAGTAGTACTCGCAGGCCTTGTCGCCATCGAGGTCGTAGTAGCCCGACACGCACGTGCCCGTGCACTCGCCCGGCACCGTGCCCGGGTTCGGGCTCGGCACGCAGGTGATGGTCGCGGGATCGTTGTTGAGCAGCTTCGTGAAGCAGTTGTTGTCACACGTGCCGCACGTCGTCTTGGCCTCGAGGTTGATGTTCGGACCGTCGTCGACCACGCCGTTGCAGTCGTTGTCGAGGCCGTCGCACTTCTCGATGCCGCCGTTCGTCGGGACGCATGGGCCGCTGCCGCCAGCGCCTCCCGAGCCCGGGCCGCCGTCGGTGCCGCAGAACGGGAAGCAGTTGTCGCCGCCTTCGCCGCCCTGACCACCCGCGCCGCCGGAGCCCGAGCCGGAGCCCGAGCCCGTCGGCGTGTCGCCGGCGCACTTGTCGAAGCAGAACGCGTCCGTCGTGCACCCCGCGGTCCCGAGCGCGAGCGCCGAGACCACGAGGGCCGAGAGGAGCTTGCCGAGCGAGCTCATCGCGACACCTCCGTACCGCCGCGGCGCCCGGAAGACCGCCTGCGTGCCATGCCGAGCGCGAGCGCAGCGAGCGCCAGCGCGAAGCCACCCTTCCGATCCTGTGCGCCGACGTCGCATGCGCATCCGCCGCCGCCCGTCGCGAGGCCCCAGATGCTGTCGTCCCCAGGCGCGCCGCCCGCGCCCGTGCCCGTCGTCGACGTCGGGTTGCCGCCGCCGCCCGCGCCGCCCGCGCCACCGGCGCCGCCGCTGCCACCCGCGCCGCCGCTGCCGCCCTGGCCCTGCAAGCAGTCTCCGTTCTGGCAGACCTGGCCCATCGGGCAGAGGACGCCTTCGCACGGATCGTTGCCGCAGTTGCCCGTCAACGGATCGCAGTACGCGCCGTCGGGGCAGTTCGGCGTGGCGCACTTGCTGTCCACGCACGCCGGAGGCGATTGCGACAGATCGCAGACCTGCGTCCCGACGCACGCCGGATCACAGCCCGCGACGCACTGGCCGTTCTTGCACACCTCACCCGTCCCGCAGCTCTTGTCCGCGCACGACTCGATGCACGTGACGCCGGTGAACGTCTCGTTCGGCTTGCAGACCTGGCCCGTCGGGCAGCTGTCGGGCTTGCACGGGTTGTCCACGCAGGAGCCGCCGTTGCAGGCCTTGTCGCAGCCGACGCAGGGCACGTTGTAGCAGTTGTTCTGCACGCACTTGCCCGCGGTCGCGCCGTAGCTCGAGCAGACCTCGCCCGCGCCGCACGTCACGCCGTCGCAAGGATCCTTGCAGCCGGCGATGCCCTTGCAGACGCAGACCGGAGGCACGACGCAGTTCGCGTCCGCAGGCGTGCCCGCGGGCGCGCAGAGCACCTTGCCCATCGCGTCCTTCACCGTCTTCGTCGGGCAGTCGACGCAGTTGTTCGCGATGCAGAAGTTGCCGAGCGGCTGGCCGGTCTGGCTGGAGACGACCTCCTCGCAAGCCTGGCCCGGCGGGCACGGGAACTCGCCGCCCTGGCAGGGCGTCGCGCAGGTGCACGCGCTGCCGCTCTTCACGCACGAGTTACCGGGCGCGCAGATCTGCGGCATGTTCGGGTCCTGCTCGTCGGTCGTGCCGTCGCAGTCGTTGTCCTCGCAGTCGCACGCCTCGTCCGTCTGACCCTGGCCGCCGAGGCAAGCGAAGATGCCGTTGAGGCACGCCCAGTGGCCCTGCTGGCAAGCGCCCGTGTCGATGCCACAAGCGCCGCCGATCGTCTGCGTCGCGTCGAGCGGGTTCGTCGTGCCGTCGATGCCATCCGGCGCGGGGCCCGCCTCGTCGATCGAGCCGTCGCAGTCGTTGTCGACGCCGTCGCAGATCTCGGGCTGCGGGCCGGTGCCGTTGATGCACGTCTCGCCGCCCATGCCGTCGCATTGCAGGGTGCCCGGCTGGCAGGCGCCCTTGTCGCGCGGGCCCGGGTAGAGCGTCGTGTCGTAGGGCGGGGTGCACGAGCCGCCGACGACGATGCCGTTGTCGACCGTGCCGTCGCAGTCGTCGTCGAGGCCGTTGCACGCCTCGGGGCTCGGGGGCACGTCGCCCACGCAGTCGAGGATGCCGCCCGTGCAGTCGATGACGCCAGGCGCGCACTGGCCCGTGTCGGTACCGCAGGCCGCGCCTTCCCCCTGGAACGTGCCGTCGTCGATCGTGCCGTCGCAGTTGTTGTCGAGGCCGTCGCACGCCTCGGCCTGCGGGCCCTTCGCGTTCACGCAGACCCAGCCGAGCGCGCCCTGGCAAGCCAGCGAGCCCTTGTTGCAAGGCGGCGCGAGCATGCCGTTGTCGGCGCACGACGCGTTGGGCGGCGGGCACCACTCGAGGTTCCCGTGCTTGCAGCAGTTGCCCGGCAGATCCCAGCAGCCGTTCGCGCCGGCGACGGGCGCGTCGAAGAGCGGCGCGTCGTCGATCTTGCCGTCGCAGTCGTTGTCCACGCCGTCGCAGGTCTCGGCCTGCGCCTGGATGCCGCCCTGGCACACGATCGCGCCGTTCACGCACGCCGTTTGGCCGAGCGAGCAGGGCGGCTGGTTGATGCCGCACGGCTTGCCGAGGCCGCCGACGTTGTCGTCGATGACGCCATCGCAGTCGTTGTCCTTGCCGTCGCAGATCTCGGTCGAGGGACCGACCTGGCCGACGCACAGCACGCCGTTCGGACCGCACTGCTGGACACCTGCGATGCACTCGCCTTCGTCGGAGCCGCAGGCATCGCCCGTACCGAGCACGTCGTCGATCAGGCCGTTGCAATCGTTGTCCGCGCTGTCGCACTGCTCGGTCTGCGGACCCACGGGGCCCTGGCAGGCCCAGGCCCCGCTCGTGCAGACGAGCGTGCCCTTGTTGCACGGCGACGTCAGCGTGCCGTTGGCGTAGCAAGTGCCGCCGGCGGGCGGGCACCACTGCAAGTTCTTGAACACGCAGCAGTTGCCGGGGTTCTGCCAGCAGCCGTTCTGCCCGGCTGCCGGGCCGTCGGCGAGCGGCGCCTCGTCCACGATGCCGTTGCAGTTGTTGTCGACGTTGTCGCAGATCTCGGCCTGCGGCCCCGTCCCGCCCTGGCAAACCAGCGCGCCGTTCACGCAGGCGAGTGAGCCGGGTGTGCAGGGCGCGAGCGCCACGCCGCACGAGGTGCCCACGCCTGCCGCTTGCTCGTCCACCTGGCCGTCGCAGTCGTTGTCGATGCCGTCGCAGACCTCGGCGGACGGCCCGACGAAGCCCGTGCACGTGCTGCTGTTGCACGGCCGCAAGCCCTGCTTGCACTGGCTCGTGCCACCGTAGACGAGGCCGCCCGGCGTCCCCACCGGCACGCATGCCGTCGGCGCGACGGAGTCGTCCACGATGCCGTCGCAGTCGTTGTCGATGTTGTCGCAGGTCTCGGTCTGCGGGTCGTTCTGGCAGGCCGCGAGGCCGCCGCCGGCCACGCATTGGCCCGGCTGCGGCACGGGCTGCGCGGGCTTGCACGCCTGCGTGCCCTGGCAGTTCGTCGGGGTCGACAGGCCACACGGGACCGCGGGGATGTTGTCGTCCGCGATGCCGTCACAGTCGTTGTCGCAGCCGTCGCAGACCTCGGGCGAGGGCACGCAGTTCGGGCAGACGTTCTCGTCGGTCTGGCCGTCGCAGTCGTTGTCCTGGCCGTCGCAGGTCTCGGTCGTGGGACACTGCGCGGGGTTGCCGCACTTGTTGAAGCCCTCGTCGACGAGGTTCGTCTTGTTCGCCCCGTTGCCGTCGCAGTTGTTGTCCGCCTCGTCGCAAATCTCTTTGGGGTCGTAGCAAAGCCAGTTCGCCGGCTGGGCCTGCTGCGCGTCGGTCGTACACGGCAGGAGCGCCTCGTTGCCGTCGGGATCCGCGCCCGTGATCGATGCCACGTAGCTGTTGAGGCAGGCCGTGCGCGCCGCGGCGTTCGCCCACGCACAGCACGTCTTGCCCGCCCCCTTGTTGCAGTAGTGCTTGTAGCCCTCGTCGGTGCAGCCGTTGCAGTTGTCGTCGCTGTTGTTGCAGACCTCGGGCTTGGCTGCGGTGCTGACGATCGTCGCCAGCGCCTTCGCCAGCTCGACCTCGTTGTTCACCGAGTACGACGACCCGGTGCCGCCGGCCGCCGCGATGAGGTCGGTCTTGGCCTTCGAGCCGCCCGCGAAGTTGATGACGTAGACCGGGACTTTCCAGTTCTTCTGGTTGGGGGCGGTCCCGAGCGTGACGCCGGTCTGGTAGAGATCCTGCGCCACGGAGACGGGTATGCTCGTATCGTCGTTCGCGCCCACCTTTTCACAGGTCTCGTCACCGTCCGTCAAAAGGATCACGTTGACGCTGCGACACGGCCGATCGTTGATGTTCAGCGGCGTGGCGCCATTCGCACCGAAGCCAAACCCGCTCTGGCAGTAATTCGAGGTGCTCCAGTTGAGGTTCCAGCCCGAGCGCAGGTACTGCGCCACGGAGCGGAGCGAGCCGGCGATCGGCGTCGCACCGTCGGCGAACAGCTCTCTGTTGTCGCCACAGAGGCCATCGAACCACTGGAGCAACTCCGGTACGTTCGACGCGGGCGCGGCCGGCCCCCACCAGGGATCCTGCGGCAAGGGCACGACGATGTTGCCGGCGTTCCGCCAAGTGCCCTCCGGGTAGTTGGGGCTTACGGGCCCGAGCCCGCTGGGGCAGTTCGGAAGGTTCCCGCAGCTCAAGGAAGGACTGCTGGTGGCTCCCGTGAAGTCGCTGATCGTGCACCCGTAATTATCAACGATGCATTGGGCCCCGTTCGGCGGGCCACAGGTGCTCGCGCAGGCGCCGGTCGGGCAGCCCGACATGATGCCCGCGTACGTCGCGAGCCCGAAGTTCACCTCGCCGGAGAACGCCTGGACCGTCTGCCGGAGCGCGCATTTCGCGTCGTTCAGCCGGCTCGGAATCATGCCGCAGGAATTGAGCTTGTAGAGGGGGCTGCTAGCGTCGCACTCATCCTGAACGTCTTTGCCCGGCGGCGTCGTACACGTCGTCATCGAGCCCGACGTGTCCGCGATGATCATGAAGTACGGCCGCGAGGGCGTGGGCCAATCCGCAGGGTTTTGCGAGAGGCACGCAGCGGCCTCCTGCGCGTCGGCCGGCGTGGTGAACGCAGCGGCCGCGGCGATCCCTGCGAGCGCGGCAAACGAAGTGAGGATCCCTTTTGAGGGCTGCCGGAACAAAGCCATGGGTAGCTCCGAAGGGCGCACCGAGGTGCACCCGCTCCACACGCCTTCCCGTCGAAGGCTCGACGTAGGCGAGTATCGTTCGTCAGGATCTCAGAGCCCTCGCCGCGCCACAAGCCCCGGACACGGCCCCGGCGCGCCCCTCCCCGCCCATTGCGCAGGGAATCAGGCGCGCCGAATGTGTCGGACGGTCGAGCCGGCGATCATCGCCGCGACGCGTGAGCACGAATACGCCGCGAACATCGGCCGCGGGGCGCCTACGGCCTTCGTTTCAGGGCTTGACAGCGAAGAGGAAAGCGTCGTCGCCGGCCGCGGACAGCGGGCCGAGACCAAAATCGACCGTGCCCCCGAAGCTGCCGGTCAACACCACGTTGCCCGACACCGGATCAAACACGAGCGACTGCGGCGACTGCACGAGGGGCCCGCCATACCCGCGGCCCCAGACGAGGCAGCCGTCCTTCGCGTCGAACCGGCCGAGGAACATGTCGAACCCATCCGCGCTCGGGATGGCCCCGCCGCCGAGATCGATCGAGCCGGTGAAGGCGCCCGCGAGCAGCACGTCCCCGTTCGGCGCGAACGCCACGCCGTCGGCGCGCTGGAAGGTCGGATCGCCAAACCGCAGCGTGTACGTCTGCGCGCCGGACGAGGTGAGCACCGAGACGAACGCATCGTCGACATCGATGTTCGTCATGGGCTTGCCGCCGAGGTCAAACGTGCCCTGGAACTGCCCGGCCACGGCCACCGAGCCCGAAGGCGACACGGCAATCGCGTTCGCCGAGGCCTTGCCCGCGCCCGCGCTGAGCTTCGCCCAGATCGGCGCGCCCTGCGAATCGAGCTTCGCGACGAACGCGCTCGGGTTGCCTTGGGCCATGAGCGCCCCGGCGCCGAAATCGATCACGCCCGACGCCTCGCCCGCGACGTACACGTTGCCCGCGCCGTCGACCGCGAGGCTCTTCGCCGACTGATCGGCCTCGTTGCCGTACTTCTTGCTCCAGAGGTGTTGCCCGGCTGCGTTGAACTTGGCGACGAACACGTCGAAGGCCTGGCCCGCCGCGGTGAGGACGCCGCCGCCGAAGTCGACCTGCTGCTGGAAGTAGCCCGAGATGACGACGTTGCCGATGCCGTCGACCGCGAGCGCACGCGCGTACTGGATGTTCGAATCGCCGAACTTCTTGCTCCAGACATGGCTGCCGTCGGGCGCGAACTTCACGAGGAACACGTCCTGGAAGAAGTTCGTGTCGCTCGTGAGGTTCGTGCCGCCGAAGTTGACGGTGCCGATGAAGATGCCCGTGACGTAGACGTTGCCCTCGGCGTCGGCGCCGATGCCCGTCGCGCTCTGGTTCTGCCCGTCGCCAAAGCGCTTCGCCCAGAGCACCTGGCCGTTCGGGGAGAGCTTCGCGACGAACGCGTCCTCCTTGCCGCCGCTCGTGAGCATGGTCCCGCCCAGGTTCATCGTGCCCTGGAGAGCGCCGGCGAGGAGGATGTTGCCCATCTTGTCGGTCGAGACGGACGCGCCACTCTGCGTTTGCGCGTCGCCGTACGCGGCGGCGAACACGGTGGTGCCGCCGTTCGGGTTCGGCGGGTCGCACATCGGCCCGGGATTCTGCCCGCCGGTCCCGGAGGAGCTCGACGAGCTGCTCGACGCGCTCGTCACGAAGTCCTGGAGCCCGTCGCCGCCCTGGCCGCCGCCCGTCGCGCCGGCGCCGCCCGTGCCAGCGCCCGAGCCCCCCGAGCCGTTGCTGCTCCCATCACCACACGCGGACGCGAGCGCCACGAGGGCTCCCGCGCAGACGAAGGAGGCCAGCAAGGTGCCCGTGCCGAGGAGCTTACCGGCGCCCGAAGGCCCCCTGAGGTTCAAAGGATGCGCGCGACGTGTCCGCATGAAGCCATTTCTCCCGCAAAAGGAAATTTCGCCAGCCCCCGTTGATATCAACGGTCGGCGCGCGCGTGTAGAGGGGGCAGCGGGAAAAGGCGGGCTCCCCGGCGCGGCGCGCCCTCTGGCGCCGCAAGATGGGGGGCGCAGAGCGCGCTCGGGGACCTGCGGCGCCGTCAAACGGGAGACGGCCTCACGGAGGGAGACTTGCAGCGCCGCAGGTCGGTGTCTCCAGAGCGAGGTTGGCGAGCTGCAGCGCCGCCTTTCAGGTGCGGGTGAGCGCGGAGGGCCGCCTGCAGCGCCGCAGGGCAGCGGACGCGCCCGGAGACCGGCGGTTCACGGCTCCCGAGGTCGGCGGGCGCGCGGACGGGGGCCGGGTTGCAGCGCGGCAGGAGGCCATCCGCGGGGAGCGATCACGATCTCGCGGGGATGCAGGGCATTCCGCGCCCGGTGCTGACCCCATGGGGCCGGGCGCCAAGGATGGATCTCAGGTTGGGGCGCCGCGCTGGGGCGCTGCCCCATGCCCCGCCCGGGGCTGTCCGCCCCGGGACCCGGACCAGGGCCAGCCCTGGACCTCTGGGCATCGACTGCGCGAAGCGCAGTCGATGCGGGGAACGTGCCCGTCGCCCGCTTGAGACGCACCTCCAGGGTCTTGCCACCGGCCCGCTGGAAGAACTGCGCATCGCGCAGTTCTTCCATCCCCGGTCCAGGCCGTGCCTGGTCCGGGTCGAGGGGCGGACAGCCCCCGCGGGGTCCGGGGCAGAGCCCCGGCGCGGCGGCCCAAGAAGGCTCAGCCTCCGAAGAGCTGCTTGGCGATCACGATCCGCTGGATCTGGCTCGTGCCTTCGTAGATCTGGAGGACCTTTGCGTCGCGCATGAGCTTCTCCACGGGGTACTCCTTCACGTACCCGTTGCCGCCGAAGACCTGCACGGCGTCCACGGCCGTCTGCATCGCGCTGTCGGCGCCGTAGGCCTTCGCGAAGCTCGACACGATCGGATCTCGCACGCCGTGGTCGAGGTTCCAGGCGGCCTTCTGGTACAGCAGCCGCGTCGCTTCTACGCGGATGGCCATCTCTGCGATCATCCACTGCACGAGCTGGTGGTTCGCGATCGGCGTGCCGAAGGTCTTGCGCTCCTTCGCGTACGCCACGCACTCGTCGAGGCAGCGGCGCATCAGGCCCGTCGCGCCCGCGCCGATGTCGGGACGTGTCTGGTTGAACGTCTCCATCGCGAGCTTGAAGCCCTTGCCCTCGGGTGCGAGCAGGTTTGCCTTCGGCACGACCACGTCCTCGAGGAAGATCTGCGCCGTGTCGCTCGCGCGTTGCCCGAGTTTGTCCTCCTTCTTGCCCACGCGGAGCCCGGGCGTGTCGCGATCCACGATGAACGCCGCGATGCCCCGGTGCCGGAGCTCGGTGTTGCTCGTCGCGAAGATCACGTAGAACCGCGCGTAACTCGCGTTCGTGATCCAGCACTTCTGCCCGTTCAACACGTAGTCGTCGCCGTGCTGCGCGAAGCGCGTCTGGAGGCCGGCCACGTCGCTGCCTGCGTCGGGCTCGCTCGTCGCGTAGCTCGCCATCACCGGCTCGCTCGTCAGCAGGCCGAGGTACTTCTTCTTCTGCTCCTCGCTCCCGCCGAGCTTGATCGGCGTCAGTGCGAGGCCGTTCGCGAGCAGGCTCGTCTGGATGCCCGTGCACCCGTACGCGAGCTCCTCCGTGATGATCGCGTTCTCGAGCTCGCCCATGCCCGACCCGCCGTATTCGGCCGGCACCGTCGGGTTGACGAGGCCGATCTCCCAGGCCTCTTTGAAGACCTCCATCGGGAAGCGCGACTCGTGATCACACGCGGCCGCGATCGGGGTGATCCGCTCCTTCGTGAACCGGCGGGCGGTCTCGATGAGACCCTTGTGCTCTTCGGACAGCGAGAAATCCACCACGGGCTCCTACTCCTTCATCCTGCGCTTGCGCTTCTCGAGTTCCGCGCGCACGGCGCGCGCGCCCAGGGTGTAACCGACGACGAGCCCGAGGAGAAGAACGCT
Protein-coding sequences here:
- a CDS encoding MopE-related protein; this encodes MALFRQPSKGILTSFAALAGIAAAAAFTTPADAQEAAACLSQNPADWPTPSRPYFMIIADTSGSMTTCTTPPGKDVQDECDASSPLYKLNSCGMIPSRLNDAKCALRQTVQAFSGEVNFGLATYAGIMSGCPTGACASTCGPPNGAQCIVDNYGCTISDFTGATSSPSLSCGNLPNCPSGLGPVSPNYPEGTWRNAGNIVVPLPQDPWWGPAAPASNVPELLQWFDGLCGDNRELFADGATPIAGSLRSVAQYLRSGWNLNWSTSNYCQSGFGFGANGATPLNINDRPCRSVNVILLTDGDETCEKVGANDDTSIPVSVAQDLYQTGVTLGTAPNQKNWKVPVYVINFAGGSKAKTDLIAAAGGTGSSYSVNNEVELAKALATIVSTAAKPEVCNNSDDNCNGCTDEGYKHYCNKGAGKTCCAWANAAARTACLNSYVASITGADPDGNEALLPCTTDAQQAQPANWLCYDPKEICDEADNNCDGNGANKTNLVDEGFNKCGNPAQCPTTETCDGQDNDCDGQTDENVCPNCVPSPEVCDGCDNDCDGIADDNIPAVPCGLSTPTNCQGTQACKPAQPVPQPGQCVAGGGLAACQNDPQTETCDNIDNDCDGIVDDSVAPTACVPVGTPGGLVYGGTSQCKQGLRPCNSSTCTGFVGPSAEVCDGIDNDCDGQVDEQAAGVGTSCGVALAPCTPGSLACVNGALVCQGGTGPQAEICDNVDNNCNGIVDEAPLADGPAAGQNGCWQNPGNCCVFKNLQWCPPAGGTCYANGTLTSPCNKGTLVCTSGAWACQGPVGPQTEQCDSADNDCNGLIDDVLGTGDACGSDEGECIAGVQQCGPNGVLCVGQVGPSTEICDGKDNDCDGVIDDNVGGLGKPCGINQPPCSLGQTACVNGAIVCQGGIQAQAETCDGVDNDCDGKIDDAPLFDAPVAGANGCWDLPGNCCKHGNLEWCPPPNASCADNGMLAPPCNKGSLACQGALGWVCVNAKGPQAEACDGLDNNCDGTIDDGTFQGEGAACGTDTGQCAPGVIDCTGGILDCVGDVPPSPEACNGLDDDCDGTVDNGIVVGGSCTPPYDTTLYPGPRDKGACQPGTLQCDGMGGETCINGTGPQPEICDGVDNDCDGSIDEAGPAPDGIDGTTNPLDATQTIGGACGIDTGACQQGHWACLNGIFACLGGQGQTDEACDCEDNDCDGTTDEQDPNMPQICAPGNSCVKSGSACTCATPCQGGEFPCPPGQACEEVVSSQTGQPLGNFCIANNCVDCPTKTVKDAMGKVLCAPAGTPADANCVVPPVCVCKGIAGCKDPCDGVTCGAGEVCSSYGATAGKCVQNNCYNVPCVGCDKACNGGSCVDNPCKPDSCPTGQVCKPNETFTGVTCIESCADKSCGTGEVCKNGQCVAGCDPACVGTQVCDLSQSPPACVDSKCATPNCPDGAYCDPLTGNCGNDPCEGVLCPMGQVCQNGDCLQGQGGSGGAGGSGGAGGAGGAGGGGNPTSTTGTGAGGAPGDDSIWGLATGGGGCACDVGAQDRKGGFALALAALALGMARRRSSGRRGGTEVSR
- a CDS encoding SBBP repeat-containing protein, with product MRTRRAHPLNLRGPSGAGKLLGTGTLLASFVCAGALVALASACGDGSSNGSGGSGAGTGGAGATGGGQGGDGLQDFVTSASSSSSSSSGTGGQNPGPMCDPPNPNGGTTVFAAAYGDAQTQSGASVSTDKMGNILLAGALQGTMNLGGTMLTSGGKEDAFVAKLSPNGQVLWAKRFGDGQNQSATGIGADAEGNVYVTGIFIGTVNFGGTNLTSDTNFFQDVFLVKFAPDGSHVWSKKFGDSNIQYARALAVDGIGNVVISGYFQQQVDFGGGVLTAAGQAFDVFVAKFNAAGQHLWSKKYGNEADQSAKSLAVDGAGNVYVAGEASGVIDFGAGALMAQGNPSAFVAKLDSQGAPIWAKLSAGAGKASANAIAVSPSGSVAVAGQFQGTFDLGGKPMTNIDVDDAFVSVLTSSGAQTYTLRFGDPTFQRADGVAFAPNGDVLLAGAFTGSIDLGGGAIPSADGFDMFLGRFDAKDGCLVWGRGYGGPLVQSPQSLVFDPVSGNVVLTGSFGGTVDFGLGPLSAAGDDAFLFAVKP
- a CDS encoding acyl-CoA dehydrogenase family protein, which gives rise to MVDFSLSEEHKGLIETARRFTKERITPIAAACDHESRFPMEVFKEAWEIGLVNPTVPAEYGGSGMGELENAIITEELAYGCTGIQTSLLANGLALTPIKLGGSEEQKKKYLGLLTSEPVMASYATSEPDAGSDVAGLQTRFAQHGDDYVLNGQKCWITNASYARFYVIFATSNTELRHRGIAAFIVDRDTPGLRVGKKEDKLGQRASDTAQIFLEDVVVPKANLLAPEGKGFKLAMETFNQTRPDIGAGATGLMRRCLDECVAYAKERKTFGTPIANHQLVQWMIAEMAIRVEATRLLYQKAAWNLDHGVRDPIVSSFAKAYGADSAMQTAVDAVQVFGGNGYVKEYPVEKLMRDAKVLQIYEGTSQIQRIVIAKQLFGG